The Fictibacillus arsenicus genome contains a region encoding:
- a CDS encoding TcaA NTF2-like domain-containing protein: MNWTSRITEGIENWLTLSLLEEQENLKPYVQELTNIKEDLQDELTVMIAGEFNAGKSTFINALLGERVVAVDVIPATAVITKLTYNTHEKILAHFKDKTIKEFDRQWLSQLTTEKHGKFEFIRKNLNYVEIQFSNDLLKYFTIVDSPGLNANHFHHTEITEDFLGRADVVLWLFHYREVGTTTSYQWLGKLNALNIEPIAIINAIDSHNDEQDIEDYYKENRQRLSNQIKITDLIGVSAKEALEGKLNNDKELLDWSDWFKIDELFQELREKRVKIKAERALSKLVQPLKKMDIEFMRLWSELRISDSVELIKNFQTELPSLVKEKEKTIKELEMIYKQNQELEKILPPEIKEPKRSLEVAQNILLKVEPLETVAFFNQSETVSLIQNTIPDLIRSIDQKTVEYKEEYLNLRGKREELDYEWQRLQNIRFFKHLRHKKYERKQIDLNIDIQYLHNRETGLKKLHTKLLDSFNKLDESFGEFITEETNNLIFKEKEIVNRYKSHYQYLTKKYGELDEKQLEEITKFHRTIHFFVKEVLSNLITKQEDIVELDSYKECLYIAQNIYAMFTKFDGIENLSYLTSLNEKQIHGERIINKEINPFLPSTAFHKVSLKSLNPLKHPVVTHTKFSKNEKIFVLSASALIGLSIFLTVQGSVSNENADADYNENVVSTVNDEYEEEEVESLEDANSAVTSIEQQDLKEFLNTVHTDLYDLKVLPWEGVFSEQAWANFELFYDETAAAESYSFSVFNIKYVDDYTALVTATENYRIEQTDRIYEVIYTINLIGLDELMIEDVSFSLTEEEAISIDVEDGLIEETLHSFRNDYMSALNNEHFDLISSYLSPTGTAREELHNYINSISGKGYTFMFEQFNVTGIEKIGPNTYVASTNEVFVFSDAQSNKTKYVKTKEYMLSAISPNEITIEQIKDLTKETESIIESTTELVSEEDVNEFIQNHYYRLEVAFNGSGFHVLAPYYDRNGTEYDQTEGYISNAIEKQMKMKNLYQEVQSIEIAGPNHYLVSFYVEDEYRYRDGSGDRKKVSVDYLLKVTNEGKLLIESIQDLNIVEEIDLTEGE, translated from the coding sequence ATGAACTGGACAAGTCGCATAACAGAGGGAATAGAAAACTGGTTAACTCTATCCCTTCTAGAGGAACAAGAAAACCTTAAGCCTTATGTACAAGAACTAACAAACATAAAAGAAGATTTACAAGATGAATTAACTGTTATGATCGCGGGTGAATTTAATGCCGGTAAATCTACTTTTATTAATGCGCTTCTAGGAGAACGTGTTGTCGCTGTCGATGTGATACCAGCCACTGCAGTTATCACGAAGTTAACTTATAATACGCATGAAAAAATACTAGCTCATTTTAAAGACAAAACGATTAAAGAATTTGATCGACAATGGCTTAGTCAGCTGACAACAGAGAAACACGGGAAATTTGAATTTATAAGGAAAAATCTTAATTACGTAGAAATACAGTTTTCAAACGACCTTTTAAAATACTTTACTATTGTCGATTCTCCAGGTCTAAATGCCAATCACTTTCATCACACCGAAATTACGGAGGATTTTTTAGGTAGAGCAGATGTTGTTTTGTGGTTATTTCATTATCGTGAAGTAGGCACTACTACTTCATACCAATGGCTTGGAAAATTAAATGCATTAAATATTGAACCTATTGCTATCATAAATGCGATTGATTCCCATAACGATGAACAAGATATTGAAGATTATTATAAAGAAAATAGGCAAAGGCTTAGTAATCAAATTAAGATTACTGACCTGATCGGTGTATCGGCTAAAGAAGCGCTGGAAGGAAAGCTTAATAATGACAAAGAGCTGTTGGACTGGAGCGACTGGTTTAAAATAGATGAATTGTTTCAAGAACTGAGAGAAAAAAGAGTAAAAATAAAAGCTGAAAGAGCATTATCAAAATTAGTACAGCCTTTGAAAAAGATGGATATAGAGTTCATGAGATTGTGGTCAGAATTAAGAATTTCTGATTCAGTAGAGCTTATTAAAAATTTTCAAACCGAACTTCCTTCTTTAGTAAAAGAAAAAGAAAAGACCATTAAAGAATTAGAGATGATCTATAAACAAAATCAAGAGTTAGAGAAAATATTGCCTCCTGAAATAAAAGAACCAAAAAGGAGTTTGGAAGTAGCACAAAACATCCTTTTAAAAGTAGAACCTTTAGAAACAGTAGCATTCTTCAATCAATCTGAGACTGTTTCTCTTATTCAAAATACGATTCCAGATTTGATTCGATCCATTGATCAAAAAACAGTTGAATACAAAGAAGAGTATTTGAATTTAAGGGGAAAAAGAGAAGAACTGGACTATGAGTGGCAAAGATTACAAAATATAAGGTTCTTTAAGCACTTACGACATAAAAAATATGAAAGAAAGCAAATTGATCTAAATATTGATATTCAATACTTACATAATAGAGAAACGGGTTTGAAAAAGTTACATACTAAATTGCTAGACTCCTTTAATAAACTAGACGAATCTTTTGGAGAATTTATAACAGAAGAAACCAATAATCTTATCTTTAAAGAGAAAGAAATCGTCAATCGTTATAAAAGTCATTATCAGTATTTAACTAAGAAGTATGGTGAACTGGACGAGAAGCAATTAGAAGAAATAACCAAGTTTCATCGCACTATTCACTTCTTTGTTAAAGAAGTTCTTTCAAATCTCATAACAAAACAAGAGGATATCGTTGAGTTAGATTCTTACAAGGAATGTCTATACATCGCTCAAAACATTTACGCCATGTTTACAAAGTTTGATGGGATAGAGAATCTATCATATTTAACCTCCTTAAACGAGAAACAAATACATGGAGAAAGGATTATAAACAAAGAGATCAATCCATTCTTACCATCTACGGCGTTTCACAAAGTATCATTGAAAAGTTTAAATCCTTTAAAACATCCAGTTGTTACACATACAAAATTCAGTAAGAATGAAAAGATTTTTGTTTTAAGTGCTTCAGCTCTAATTGGCTTAAGTATTTTTCTTACCGTTCAGGGTAGTGTTTCTAATGAAAATGCAGATGCAGATTACAATGAAAATGTCGTGAGCACTGTAAATGATGAGTATGAGGAAGAAGAGGTTGAAAGTTTAGAAGATGCGAATTCAGCCGTAACATCAATTGAGCAACAAGATTTGAAAGAATTCCTAAATACTGTACATACTGATTTGTATGATTTGAAGGTTCTTCCATGGGAAGGAGTTTTTTCTGAGCAAGCATGGGCAAATTTTGAGTTATTTTACGACGAAACAGCAGCTGCAGAAAGTTATTCGTTTAGCGTTTTTAATATTAAATACGTTGATGATTACACGGCTCTTGTTACAGCAACTGAGAATTATCGAATAGAACAAACGGACCGGATTTATGAAGTTATTTATACGATAAACTTAATAGGATTAGATGAATTAATGATTGAGGATGTTTCTTTTAGTCTTACTGAAGAAGAAGCGATCTCTATTGATGTTGAGGATGGGTTGATAGAAGAGACTCTTCATTCGTTTAGAAATGATTATATGTCTGCTCTAAATAATGAACACTTCGACCTGATTTCTTCCTATTTAAGTCCAACAGGTACAGCGCGAGAAGAGTTGCATAATTATATTAATTCCATTAGTGGAAAGGGTTACACTTTTATGTTTGAGCAATTTAATGTAACTGGGATTGAGAAGATAGGTCCGAATACGTATGTTGCTTCAACAAATGAAGTTTTTGTTTTTTCAGATGCACAAAGTAACAAAACAAAATATGTGAAGACGAAAGAATACATGTTAAGCGCAATCTCACCCAATGAGATCACTATTGAACAGATTAAAGATTTAACTAAAGAAACAGAATCGATTATAGAATCGACTACAGAATTGGTATCAGAAGAAGATGTAAATGAATTTATACAAAATCATTATTATAGGTTAGAAGTAGCTTTTAATGGGTCAGGGTTTCATGTTCTAGCTCCATATTATGATCGTAACGGAACTGAATATGATCAAACAGAAGGTTACATTAGTAATGCCATAGAAAAACAAATGAAAATGAAAAACCTTTATCAAGAAGTACAATCTATTGAAATTGCGGGTCCCAACCACTATCTTGTGAGCTTTTATGTTGAAGATGAATATCGCTACCGTGATGGTTCTGGAGACCGAAAGAAAGTAAGCGTAGATTATCTGCTGAAAGTAACAAATGAAGGCAAGCTTCTGATAGAAAGTATTCAAGACCTAAATATAGTAGAAGAAATAGATTTGACAGAGGGAGAATAA
- a CDS encoding FAD-dependent monooxygenase, producing MIETKKDNLLIVGGGIGGLAAALGAAKAGVSSVVFEQASKFGEVGAGIQLGPNAMKALDYFGLLNEIDKVAVYPKRLVLKDIYTGKELSVLDLGDSFKKRYGYSYTVLHRSDLQKILHVACLKTGSIELLNNQSIQEVNETANRVTIKNQHGKLFSGKALIGADGLKSNIRKVFSDDEPICSEYVAYRGTIPTSEIENANMEDVIMWIGPNLHLVQYPVRRKELYNLVVVFKSYNYKADSDDWGTPEEMEKRFAGCHPLAHHALQFIQRQIRWPMYDRLPIDNWTKGNITLLGDAAHPMLQYLAQGGCQALEDAAYLAEMLETQAGNYHDVFQAYQEKRIPRTAQVQTSARLWGEIIHAIDPIPILLRDAIFEQRTPKDYEIVDFLYASKGIKSKLYN from the coding sequence ATGATAGAAACGAAGAAAGATAACCTCCTCATTGTCGGAGGCGGAATAGGCGGTCTTGCTGCAGCTCTTGGAGCAGCAAAAGCAGGAGTATCATCAGTAGTATTTGAACAGGCATCAAAATTCGGTGAGGTTGGCGCAGGTATTCAACTTGGGCCAAATGCGATGAAAGCACTAGATTACTTTGGGTTACTTAATGAAATTGACAAAGTAGCTGTTTACCCAAAACGATTAGTACTAAAAGATATATATACCGGAAAAGAATTGTCTGTACTAGATTTAGGCGATTCTTTTAAAAAACGCTATGGTTATTCATACACCGTCCTTCATCGTTCTGATCTGCAAAAAATTTTACATGTAGCCTGTCTCAAAACAGGTAGTATCGAACTCTTAAACAATCAGTCCATTCAAGAAGTTAATGAAACAGCAAATAGAGTAACTATTAAAAATCAACATGGTAAATTGTTCAGTGGAAAGGCTTTAATCGGCGCAGATGGTCTAAAATCAAACATACGTAAGGTTTTTAGTGATGATGAACCAATATGTTCAGAATATGTCGCATACCGAGGTACTATTCCAACCTCGGAGATTGAAAATGCAAACATGGAAGATGTAATAATGTGGATTGGACCCAATTTACATCTAGTTCAATATCCAGTTCGACGCAAAGAGCTCTATAATCTTGTAGTTGTTTTTAAGAGCTATAACTATAAAGCTGATTCAGATGATTGGGGCACTCCAGAAGAAATGGAAAAACGGTTTGCAGGGTGTCACCCTCTAGCACATCATGCATTACAATTTATTCAACGTCAAATTCGTTGGCCAATGTACGACCGTTTGCCAATTGATAACTGGACTAAGGGGAATATTACACTTTTAGGAGATGCTGCACATCCTATGCTCCAATATTTAGCGCAAGGTGGATGTCAAGCTCTAGAAGATGCTGCTTACCTTGCTGAGATGTTGGAAACCCAAGCTGGTAACTACCACGATGTTTTCCAGGCTTATCAGGAAAAACGAATTCCCCGTACTGCACAAGTGCAAACTAGTGCACGTTTATGGGGTGAAATTATTCATGCTATAGATCCCATTCCAATTCTATTAAGAGACGCAATTTTTGAACAGAGAACACCAAAAGATTATGAAATTGTAGATTTTCTTTATGCTTCAAAAGGTATAAAATCTAAACTTTATAATTAA
- a CDS encoding cupin domain-containing protein, protein MAEKNSFFESKIVKEFNQDIEQYHLGPLWNAIPDLMKHTPEPHAQAYLWKYDLLQKKLMEATQIFTPDRGGERRAIYLQNPGLNYRKPWGWASTTQTLYAAVQLILPGEIAPSHRHAQNAVRFVMEGEGAYSIVQGERIFMERGDFLTTPNGLWHGHGHEGDKPMMWMDCLDIPTIFYLGGTFFEPYPEKIEHPHLPDNYSTQRYEGGMVRPISDRYSKKIGIGSYKWGGTAAAIDGLSKFDPDPYDGYAVEYINPTNGETACPTIASWLQKLPGGFHSKAHRHTHASIYHVHEGCGYTIINGVRFDWEKGDYFVIPNWAWHEHVAIKDSYLFSTNDLPILEKFSLERKESYGIGKGYQEVTKEFNPVLV, encoded by the coding sequence ATGGCAGAGAAAAATTCATTTTTTGAAAGTAAGATTGTTAAGGAATTTAACCAAGATATTGAACAATATCATCTAGGTCCTTTATGGAATGCGATACCTGACCTAATGAAACATACACCAGAACCGCATGCGCAGGCTTATCTTTGGAAATATGATCTCTTACAAAAAAAATTAATGGAAGCCACACAAATATTTACACCTGACCGTGGTGGGGAACGCAGAGCTATTTACTTACAAAATCCTGGTCTTAATTATAGAAAACCATGGGGCTGGGCATCTACAACTCAAACATTATATGCAGCGGTTCAATTAATATTGCCTGGTGAAATCGCCCCATCACATCGACACGCACAAAATGCAGTTCGATTTGTAATGGAGGGTGAAGGAGCCTACTCCATTGTACAAGGAGAGCGTATTTTTATGGAGCGTGGAGACTTTTTGACCACTCCGAATGGATTATGGCATGGACATGGACACGAAGGGGACAAGCCAATGATGTGGATGGATTGTCTCGACATCCCTACAATTTTTTATCTTGGTGGCACGTTCTTTGAACCTTATCCAGAAAAGATAGAACATCCACATCTTCCTGATAACTATTCTACTCAACGCTATGAAGGGGGCATGGTTCGTCCTATCTCTGACCGTTATTCAAAAAAAATAGGAATCGGATCTTATAAATGGGGAGGTACGGCTGCCGCCATAGATGGATTAAGTAAGTTTGATCCCGACCCCTATGATGGTTATGCTGTTGAATATATTAACCCAACCAATGGAGAAACAGCTTGTCCAACTATAGCTTCTTGGCTGCAAAAATTGCCTGGAGGATTCCATTCCAAAGCACATCGACATACACATGCATCTATTTATCATGTTCATGAGGGTTGTGGATATACAATTATTAACGGTGTTCGATTTGACTGGGAGAAAGGCGATTACTTTGTAATACCAAACTGGGCATGGCACGAACATGTAGCTATAAAAGATAGTTATTTGTTTTCGACTAATGATTTGCCGATTCTTGAAAAGTTTAGTCTTGAACGCAAAGAATCTTACGGAATCGGTAAGGGTTATCAGGAAGTAACTAAGGAATTTAATCCTGTTTTAGTTTGA
- a CDS encoding DinB family protein has protein sequence MADILQVNALESVKKTIDQIDNCVRGLSEDKIRWKPSKEEWSIMQVIVHLGEAIPFWVQEIRNIKMNKDYTWGRGLTDETRVRAISKEKVNGLSVEEILKKLSHIPFLVEETLESLTAEDLDIKAPSRNPRFKEKTVGFIVDHLIVEHIEKHYGQIQRLIKKISN, from the coding sequence ATGGCAGATATTCTTCAAGTAAATGCATTAGAGTCAGTTAAAAAAACAATCGATCAAATAGATAATTGTGTAAGGGGGCTCTCAGAAGATAAAATTCGTTGGAAACCGTCGAAGGAAGAATGGAGTATCATGCAGGTGATTGTTCATCTGGGCGAAGCCATTCCATTTTGGGTTCAGGAAATTCGTAATATAAAAATGAATAAAGATTATACATGGGGGAGAGGTTTAACAGATGAAACTCGTGTAAGAGCCATTTCAAAAGAAAAAGTGAATGGTTTATCGGTAGAAGAAATATTAAAAAAACTGTCTCACATACCTTTTTTAGTTGAAGAAACACTGGAATCATTGACAGCTGAAGATTTGGATATAAAAGCTCCAAGCCGTAATCCTCGATTTAAAGAGAAGACGGTGGGTTTTATAGTAGATCATTTGATTGTTGAGCACATTGAAAAACATTATGGACAAATCCAGCGTCTGATTAAAAAGATATCTAATTAA
- a CDS encoding fumarylacetoacetate hydrolase family protein, with translation MKLLTFTHNGKSRIGAIENEKVVDLHAALELKFETEGKLRAAQLAEAYIPEDMTGFLQGGKESLDLAQESISFALETETAVQLVFDREEVKIEAPVPAPGKMICVGHNYREHILEMKRELPAFPVVFAKFANTVIGPEDNIPFYPVSDQLDYEAEFAFVIGKRAKNVTQANALDYVAGYTIVNDITYRDLQRRTLQWLQGKSIDGSAPMGPWLVTSDELVDPSDLDIVLTVNGENRQKSNTGNLVFSVQYLIEFLSKLMTLEPGDIILTGTPGGVGVARDPQIFLKDGDYVRIEVDKVGVLENKVVKQSIGVTV, from the coding sequence ATGAAACTTCTCACGTTTACTCATAATGGTAAAAGTCGAATTGGTGCAATTGAAAATGAAAAAGTGGTTGATTTGCATGCTGCCTTGGAATTGAAATTTGAAACAGAAGGTAAGCTTCGAGCGGCGCAGTTAGCTGAAGCTTACATACCGGAAGATATGACTGGTTTCTTGCAAGGAGGTAAAGAGAGTTTAGATTTGGCTCAAGAATCGATTTCTTTTGCATTAGAAACTGAAACAGCTGTTCAACTAGTGTTTGACAGAGAAGAAGTCAAGATTGAGGCACCAGTTCCTGCACCTGGCAAGATGATTTGTGTAGGTCATAATTATCGGGAACACATATTGGAGATGAAAAGGGAGTTGCCAGCTTTTCCTGTAGTTTTTGCTAAATTTGCAAACACAGTAATTGGTCCAGAGGATAATATTCCTTTTTATCCAGTCTCAGATCAATTAGATTATGAAGCTGAATTCGCTTTTGTTATAGGAAAGCGTGCAAAAAATGTTACCCAAGCAAATGCTCTTGATTATGTTGCAGGTTATACAATCGTTAATGATATAACATACCGTGATTTACAACGTCGTACTCTTCAGTGGCTGCAAGGTAAATCGATTGACGGTAGTGCTCCGATGGGGCCATGGCTAGTTACTTCAGATGAGTTAGTTGATCCATCTGACCTTGATATCGTTCTAACGGTTAATGGAGAAAATCGTCAAAAATCAAACACAGGGAATCTTGTTTTTTCTGTTCAATACCTGATTGAATTCCTTTCCAAACTCATGACACTTGAACCTGGTGACATCATCCTTACAGGCACACCAGGCGGAGTTGGTGTTGCACGGGATCCACAAATTTTTTTAAAAGATGGGGATTATGTCCGGATTGAAGTGGATAAAGTTGGTGTCCTTGAGAACAAAGTAGTAAAACAATCGATAGGAGTTACAGTTTAA
- a CDS encoding YciI family protein, giving the protein MKKFLVVIIRKPNFSGENLNAHREYIQKLRELKILNLAGGFKDQTGGAYVLECTSLEEARNIIIADPMNDPSETLYEIKEWVAS; this is encoded by the coding sequence ATGAAAAAATTTCTTGTCGTTATCATTAGAAAACCAAACTTTTCAGGCGAGAATTTAAATGCTCATCGAGAATACATTCAAAAGTTAAGAGAGTTAAAAATACTAAATTTAGCAGGTGGTTTTAAAGACCAGACTGGTGGCGCTTATGTGCTGGAGTGTACTTCATTAGAGGAAGCTAGAAATATCATTATTGCTGATCCAATGAATGATCCATCTGAAACTTTGTATGAAATAAAAGAATGGGTTGCTAGCTAA
- a CDS encoding DUF1904 family protein codes for MMPFIRFTGFNRETLEIFAPSLIEKIATIANIQKDTIKLELHKTEPLTQSPPSIEILIFPRDQQTFDSLSSLIYEILSKYGYTNVHIFFQLLSPLLYYKNGVSIDESIYFKKFNS; via the coding sequence ATGATGCCGTTTATAAGATTTACAGGATTTAACCGAGAAACCTTAGAGATTTTTGCACCGTCCCTTATTGAAAAAATCGCAACCATTGCAAATATCCAAAAAGATACCATTAAGTTGGAGTTACATAAAACTGAACCACTAACCCAAAGCCCTCCTTCAATTGAAATATTAATTTTCCCAAGAGATCAACAGACATTTGATTCTTTAAGTTCATTAATTTATGAAATATTAAGTAAATATGGTTATACAAATGTACACATTTTTTTTCAATTATTATCTCCGCTTCTCTACTATAAAAATGGTGTATCCATTGATGAATCTATTTACTTTAAAAAGTTTAACAGTTAA
- a CDS encoding ABC transporter substrate-binding protein yields the protein MAYRIKKQVILAIILVLVLVLSACSQNITGGSSKNETMTVKIGLLNSLGNSSIYLGDEKGIFKKHGIKLDFKGFQSAQPISVAAQTGDIDVGSTAFTAGFFNLLTEGNSPLRIVADGSKEWPGYNGSALMVSKNAFDNGVKEIKDLKGKKIGVTQNGSSLHYMAGRLLEKEGLNIEDVTITPMGGVGNIAAALESNQIDAGVLLSTAVAPLVEKDKAKLITWVGDETKIQLSSMFYSKNMLEDEEKAKRFLAAYIESVRYYHDNVLTAKDKNSSEYKDAIKILAERTKIPEEKIPNNLPYIDRNAELWKEDLRTWSKWYNENDLLEKEVDVDKVVATDLYDDALKVLDKK from the coding sequence GTGGCTTATAGGATTAAAAAGCAAGTTATTTTGGCCATAATTTTAGTTTTGGTATTAGTGTTGTCAGCTTGTTCACAAAACATAACAGGTGGTTCTAGTAAAAACGAAACAATGACGGTGAAAATAGGACTATTAAACTCACTTGGTAATTCCTCAATTTACTTAGGAGATGAAAAAGGTATTTTCAAAAAACATGGAATTAAATTAGATTTTAAAGGCTTTCAGTCAGCACAGCCGATTTCGGTTGCAGCCCAAACAGGAGATATAGATGTTGGTTCTACTGCATTTACTGCTGGTTTTTTTAATCTTTTAACCGAAGGTAATTCTCCTTTGCGAATTGTTGCAGATGGAAGCAAGGAATGGCCAGGATATAATGGCAGTGCATTAATGGTAAGTAAAAATGCCTTTGATAACGGTGTTAAAGAAATTAAAGATTTAAAAGGAAAAAAAATTGGGGTTACTCAAAATGGTTCTTCTCTTCATTATATGGCAGGAAGACTTTTAGAGAAGGAAGGATTAAATATTGAAGATGTAACTATTACTCCAATGGGTGGGGTAGGAAACATTGCCGCTGCTTTAGAGAGCAATCAAATTGATGCTGGTGTTCTTCTAAGTACAGCAGTTGCTCCATTAGTAGAAAAGGATAAAGCTAAACTCATAACGTGGGTAGGAGATGAAACAAAAATACAGTTAAGTAGCATGTTCTATTCTAAAAATATGTTAGAGGATGAAGAAAAAGCAAAGCGTTTTTTAGCTGCGTATATTGAGTCTGTTCGATATTATCATGATAACGTTTTAACAGCTAAAGATAAAAATTCATCTGAATATAAGGATGCTATAAAAATTTTAGCTGAACGTACTAAAATTCCAGAAGAAAAAATTCCAAATAATCTCCCTTATATTGATCGTAATGCAGAGCTATGGAAAGAAGACTTAAGAACCTGGTCTAAGTGGTATAACGAAAATGACTTGCTAGAAAAAGAAGTAGATGTAGATAAAGTAGTGGCTACCGATTTATATGATGATGCATTAAAAGTATTAGATAAAAAGTAA
- a CDS encoding ABC transporter permease, which translates to MIPKLKELNSDIQAQKRQKVIIKNKVAFLDKNISNVYAPLGVITILVVWQIVSMSGLVNEFTLPSPSTILLTAWELIKDGSLWTEISASLYRLGWGYFFGCIAGIAIGIILGFSKLSEKVGMPIVNTLYPIPKIAILPLIMLWLGIGEVSKITVIAIGVFFPVVYNTYTGVTQTQRLLINVAVTFGASRMDLVKKVILPSSFPMMLSGMRIAAGTALLILVSAEMVAAEHGIGAFILQNADLLIISKVMVGVFILCILGLLFNQGLAWLEKKLIPWR; encoded by the coding sequence ATGATACCTAAATTGAAAGAACTAAATAGCGACATTCAAGCGCAGAAAAGACAAAAAGTCATAATAAAAAACAAAGTTGCATTTTTAGATAAAAATATTTCAAATGTTTATGCTCCATTGGGTGTAATCACAATCCTAGTAGTTTGGCAGATTGTTTCAATGTCCGGCCTAGTAAATGAATTTACTTTACCCTCACCATCTACCATTTTACTTACGGCATGGGAATTAATAAAAGACGGTTCTTTATGGACAGAAATTTCAGCTAGTTTATATCGTCTTGGATGGGGATACTTTTTTGGTTGTATTGCAGGAATAGCAATTGGGATCATATTAGGTTTCTCCAAATTGTCAGAGAAAGTAGGTATGCCCATTGTAAATACTCTATATCCTATTCCAAAAATAGCGATACTGCCTTTAATTATGCTTTGGTTAGGAATTGGGGAAGTCTCCAAGATAACAGTTATAGCTATAGGCGTGTTCTTTCCCGTTGTCTATAACACTTATACAGGGGTAACACAAACACAACGTCTTTTAATAAATGTAGCTGTTACATTTGGAGCGAGTCGTATGGATCTGGTGAAAAAAGTAATTCTACCAAGCTCCTTTCCTATGATGTTATCAGGAATGAGAATCGCAGCAGGAACTGCACTATTAATACTAGTTTCAGCTGAGATGGTAGCTGCCGAGCATGGTATTGGTGCATTTATTCTTCAAAACGCAGATTTACTAATAATTTCAAAGGTAATGGTAGGGGTATTTATACTATGTATTCTAGGTCTTTTATTTAATCAAGGGCTGGCATGGCTTGAGAAAAAATTAATACCTTGGCGGTAA
- a CDS encoding ABC transporter ATP-binding protein, whose product MKVVIENLSKTFRDKKDNEVVALHDINLAINNEEFVAIVGPSGCGKSTLLNIVAGLMSPTEGKVYFDHIETSKPPSVSVVFQEAGLFPWRTVLDNVKLGLENSDLSKEKIERRVNKYINMVGLQGFENSYPHQLSGGMKQRVGIARALATKPDLLLMDEPLSALDAQTRQILQEELLNIWNEEKHRTIYVTHNINEAVFLADRVVVLSRRPGKINKIININLPRNGRADSEYQKEVANYTHSIWSLIREDAMNALKENA is encoded by the coding sequence TTGAAAGTCGTAATAGAAAATCTTTCAAAAACCTTTAGGGACAAAAAAGACAATGAAGTAGTTGCACTGCATGATATTAATTTAGCAATTAATAACGAGGAATTTGTGGCAATTGTAGGACCGAGTGGTTGTGGTAAATCAACATTACTAAATATTGTAGCCGGTCTTATGTCTCCAACTGAGGGCAAGGTTTACTTTGATCATATCGAGACTAGCAAACCCCCATCCGTTTCTGTTGTATTCCAAGAAGCTGGCTTGTTCCCATGGCGTACTGTTTTAGACAATGTAAAGCTAGGTTTGGAAAATAGTGATCTATCAAAAGAAAAAATTGAAAGACGTGTAAATAAGTATATTAATATGGTAGGTCTGCAAGGTTTTGAAAATTCATATCCTCATCAACTTTCTGGTGGTATGAAACAAAGGGTAGGGATTGCCAGAGCTCTTGCAACTAAGCCTGATCTACTACTTATGGATGAACCACTTTCTGCACTTGATGCACAAACAAGACAGATTTTGCAAGAAGAATTATTAAATATCTGGAATGAAGAAAAACATCGTACTATATACGTTACTCACAATATTAATGAAGCTGTTTTCTTAGCTGATAGAGTTGTTGTTCTCTCTCGACGTCCAGGGAAAATTAATAAAATTATAAATATTAATCTTCCAAGAAACGGTCGAGCAGATTCTGAGTATCAAAAGGAAGTGGCAAATTATACACATAGTATTTGGAGCTTAATTCGAGAAGATGCCATGAATGCGTTAAAGGAGAATGCCTAA